One stretch of Desulfovulcanus ferrireducens DNA includes these proteins:
- a CDS encoding S16 family serine protease — protein MFFRKKNRIIETDLPSTPPQELLRLDPLESLKKKVEEANLTFPAKDAVRNELRKLEKTDPALPDYTIGLNYIDFVLSLPWQKSTPDRFDLLSVEQILQKTHYSLREVKERVLDFLASKVLHQLNHSHILVVDDEEITRSNLKYALSKDGYNVLTAANGSEALDILNKCRIDVLISDLKMEQINGEQLLEEVKRVSPSTRFIMITGYATVDSAVSILKKGAVHYLRKPVDLNELRKCVRMALDYSSAYIARGTVLCFAGPPGTGKTSIGQTIAQAMGRKFICFSMAGLRDEAELKGHRRTYIGAMPGRIISEIKKAGVNNPVIMLDEVDKLGTDFRGYASAVLLEILDPAQNHNFIDFFLDVPFDLSKVFFIATANEIERLPRPLLDRMEVIYFPSYSEEEKIAIAKHHLVPRQLKECGLAIGDVMFQEDALQEVIRSYTQEAGLRELERQIAKICRKLARKKLRREENSFLIDKEEVYRLLGPKRVYRPLLKPKQRVGVARGLVWSEFGGEVILVEACRMQGNKQLLLTGSLGRVLRESARIALSFIRTNASQLKLAPDFFANSDIHVHIPAGSVPKDGPSAGLTIVMALISLLADIPIFSDVAISGEITLSGEVMAVSGLRDKLLAAKRAGINKVILPLANKENVLYMSDDVKKGLEIVFVDEILDAVPYVLSR, from the coding sequence ATGTTTTTTAGAAAAAAAAATCGTATTATAGAAACGGACTTGCCATCAACGCCTCCACAGGAACTCTTGCGTTTGGATCCCTTGGAAAGCTTAAAGAAGAAGGTTGAAGAAGCAAATCTGACTTTCCCAGCCAAGGATGCTGTCAGAAATGAATTGCGTAAGCTAGAGAAAACAGATCCTGCCTTACCAGACTATACGATTGGCCTTAATTACATTGACTTCGTCCTCAGTTTACCGTGGCAAAAAAGTACACCTGACCGTTTTGATCTTCTTTCTGTAGAGCAAATTCTACAAAAAACTCATTACAGTTTGCGGGAGGTAAAGGAGAGGGTACTGGATTTTCTGGCATCCAAGGTTTTACACCAACTTAATCATAGTCATATTTTGGTGGTAGATGATGAAGAAATAACCCGTTCCAACTTAAAATATGCCTTGAGCAAAGATGGATATAATGTTTTAACCGCGGCTAATGGCAGCGAAGCCCTTGATATACTCAACAAATGCAGGATCGATGTATTAATCTCAGACCTTAAAATGGAACAGATCAACGGGGAACAACTTTTGGAAGAGGTGAAGAGAGTATCTCCCTCTACCCGTTTTATTATGATCACTGGGTATGCAACCGTTGACTCTGCTGTATCGATCTTAAAAAAGGGAGCTGTGCATTATTTACGCAAGCCCGTTGATTTGAACGAACTGCGAAAATGTGTGAGGATGGCTTTAGATTACTCTTCGGCTTATATTGCCAGAGGAACTGTCCTTTGCTTTGCCGGGCCTCCAGGTACAGGCAAGACCTCAATAGGCCAGACTATTGCCCAAGCCATGGGCAGAAAATTTATTTGTTTTTCAATGGCCGGTTTGCGTGATGAAGCAGAACTTAAAGGACACCGTAGAACTTATATTGGTGCCATGCCAGGCCGCATTATCAGTGAAATAAAAAAGGCCGGTGTGAACAACCCTGTTATTATGCTTGATGAGGTCGATAAACTCGGTACTGACTTTAGAGGATATGCTTCTGCTGTTTTACTGGAAATTTTAGATCCTGCTCAGAACCATAACTTTATTGATTTTTTTCTGGACGTTCCTTTTGATCTTTCTAAAGTTTTTTTTATCGCAACGGCCAATGAAATAGAGCGCTTGCCAAGGCCATTGCTGGATCGAATGGAAGTAATCTATTTCCCCAGTTATTCAGAAGAAGAAAAAATAGCTATAGCCAAACATCATCTTGTCCCTCGACAGCTTAAAGAATGTGGGCTCGCTATTGGTGACGTAATGTTTCAGGAAGATGCTCTCCAGGAAGTTATTCGGAGTTACACACAGGAGGCAGGGTTAAGGGAGTTGGAACGTCAGATAGCCAAAATTTGTCGTAAATTAGCCAGGAAAAAATTGAGACGGGAAGAAAACTCTTTTCTTATCGACAAGGAGGAAGTGTATCGTCTTCTGGGACCGAAAAGAGTTTACAGGCCTTTATTAAAACCGAAGCAACGTGTTGGAGTAGCCAGGGGACTGGTCTGGTCTGAATTTGGAGGCGAGGTGATTTTGGTTGAGGCCTGTAGAATGCAGGGCAATAAGCAGCTTTTGCTTACTGGTTCCCTTGGACGTGTCTTGCGAGAGTCTGCCCGGATTGCCCTTAGCTTTATTCGTACAAATGCCAGTCAGCTTAAATTAGCGCCGGATTTTTTTGCCAACTCTGATATCCATGTACATATTCCAGCAGGTAGTGTGCCCAAAGATGGTCCTTCTGCAGGGCTGACTATCGTCATGGCCTTGATCTCGTTACTTGCCGATATACCTATATTTAGTGATGTGGCTATTTCGGGAGAGATAACTTTAAGCGGAGAAGTTATGGCTGTAAGCGGTTTGCGCGATAAACTTCTTGCAGCTAAAAGAGCGGGAATAAATAAAGTTATTTTGCCTTTAGCTAATAAGGAAAATGTATTATATATGTCAGATGATGTTAAAAAGGGGCTGGAAATTGTCTTTGTAGATGAGATCTTGGATGCTGTCCCTTATGTTTTAAGTCGATAG
- a CDS encoding universal stress protein: MGASFITDIETAEKVLNDAKRKILVVSTYPYHGDKNIFQVINLASRLDKEVVFMSVDNISRLYDYKRQRQRYIKKYEERAKRNFCRCDKLCKSFGVNVYYLVVHDNLDKILSRICKAVKLIDMIVLEPDIDIYSITSKLPVHLYSIHVLSDIDIQGYEVDSCRENIKNKKEEDRGGAMFLKLKRKRKKKKEVEEKEHLNKPTAQQSCEENKILVVSKDSSFTQAIIEYAVHMASKLNAKIVALNLDEKSQNFEAFKKQAREAALVFQAKAGERGVGFSHLVAEGEESAVIRQLHAKDKAMKYIIDDSPTYIEKGQHFPVYCRLQV; this comes from the coding sequence ATGGGTGCAAGTTTTATAACGGACATAGAGACGGCTGAGAAAGTATTAAACGATGCCAAAAGAAAAATATTGGTTGTATCTACTTATCCATACCATGGCGATAAAAATATTTTTCAGGTCATTAACCTGGCTTCGAGGCTAGATAAAGAAGTAGTGTTTATGTCGGTAGATAATATATCCCGGCTTTATGATTACAAGAGACAAAGACAAAGATATATCAAAAAGTATGAAGAACGAGCAAAAAGAAATTTTTGTCGTTGTGATAAGTTGTGTAAATCATTTGGTGTTAATGTGTATTATTTGGTTGTGCATGATAACTTGGACAAAATACTCTCGCGCATATGCAAAGCAGTCAAGCTTATTGATATGATTGTTTTAGAGCCAGATATAGATATTTATAGTATTACAAGTAAACTTCCTGTGCATTTATACAGTATCCATGTATTGTCTGATATAGATATACAGGGATACGAAGTTGATAGTTGTAGAGAAAATATAAAAAACAAAAAAGAAGAAGATAGAGGTGGTGCCATGTTTCTAAAACTTAAAAGAAAAAGAAAGAAGAAAAAGGAAGTGGAAGAGAAAGAGCATTTAAACAAGCCTACAGCGCAGCAATCATGTGAAGAAAACAAAATTTTGGTGGTTAGCAAAGATTCTTCATTTACCCAGGCTATTATCGAGTATGCTGTGCACATGGCTTCTAAGTTAAATGCCAAGATTGTCGCTCTAAATTTAGATGAAAAGTCTCAGAATTTTGAGGCATTTAAAAAGCAGGCAAGAGAAGCTGCTTTGGTGTTTCAAGCTAAGGCAGGAGAGAGAGGGGTAGGATTTTCTCATCTTGTAGCCGAGGGTGAGGAGAGTGCTGTTATTCGTCAATTGCATGCTAAAGATAAAGCGATGAAGTATATTATTGATGATTCTCCGACCTATATAGAAAAGGGACAACATTTTCCTGTTTATTGTCGTCTTCAGGTATAG
- a CDS encoding SLC13 family permease, translating into MTFEMILVMGVLFVAILMFIFEWVRVDVVGIIMMVVLPLLGLVTPKEAISGLSSNAVVSIIAVIIIGAGLDKTGVMNSLARLILKFAGKSESRIIALISGTVAFISSFMQNIGAAALFLPAVRRIARQTNIPVPRILMPMGFCAIIGGCITLVGSSPLILLNDLMKVVGDYQPFGLFSVTPLGLALTAAGILYFIFLGRYILPAKASEEKYGPLSPVLAKTYGEIGDLYELHIPDSFKEQSLKAIDLRPLYFCTVVAIAKGTTRQRVFAPEPDEFLGPGDDIAVVGPRELVEKLAQDYGWKLKKELEVFAEDLSPNNAGIMEAIVTPRSQLVHHTLKEFKFRRRFGVNPMAIFRRDKIFISGISDIELLPGDALLLFGRWEKFHFLKEKPDFAFTEPVKGEIINTEKAKWALGCLVVSLVMILGFHVQLSIALLTGALGMVITKVLTIDEAYDSVDWMTVFLLGGLIPLGVAFQNTGAAKFIADSIMSALGSVSPLTLFIVIGLLTSFFTLVVSNVGCTVLMVPLSMNMAIKAGADPRIAALVVAVAASNTFVLPTHQVNALIMRPGGYRTIDYVKAGSGMTILYLVVMIAGLALFYGF; encoded by the coding sequence ATGACCTTTGAGATGATTTTGGTTATGGGGGTGCTTTTTGTAGCTATCCTTATGTTTATTTTTGAGTGGGTACGTGTTGATGTAGTGGGCATTATCATGATGGTTGTTTTGCCTCTTCTTGGCTTGGTTACTCCTAAGGAGGCTATAAGCGGCCTGAGTAGTAACGCTGTTGTCTCTATTATTGCCGTAATTATTATTGGCGCAGGACTGGATAAGACTGGAGTTATGAATTCTCTGGCTCGTCTTATTTTGAAGTTTGCTGGCAAGAGCGAAAGCAGGATTATTGCCCTAATTTCAGGAACTGTCGCCTTCATATCTAGTTTTATGCAAAATATTGGAGCAGCAGCTTTATTTTTACCTGCGGTGCGCAGAATAGCAAGGCAAACCAACATTCCGGTTCCGCGCATCCTCATGCCAATGGGCTTTTGCGCTATCATTGGCGGGTGTATTACCTTGGTTGGCTCCAGCCCCCTTATTTTACTGAATGATTTAATGAAGGTGGTTGGAGATTATCAACCATTTGGACTTTTTAGTGTTACCCCGCTTGGTCTCGCTCTTACAGCGGCAGGCATATTATATTTTATTTTTTTGGGAAGGTATATTTTACCTGCCAAGGCCAGTGAAGAAAAATACGGTCCGTTGTCTCCAGTCTTGGCAAAGACATACGGAGAAATTGGTGATTTGTATGAACTTCATATCCCCGATAGTTTTAAGGAGCAGAGCTTAAAGGCTATTGACTTACGGCCGCTCTATTTTTGTACTGTAGTGGCAATAGCCAAGGGCACAACGCGTCAGAGAGTTTTTGCCCCTGAGCCAGATGAATTCCTGGGGCCTGGGGATGATATCGCCGTGGTCGGGCCGCGTGAGCTGGTAGAAAAACTCGCTCAAGATTACGGATGGAAATTAAAAAAGGAGCTAGAGGTTTTTGCCGAAGACCTTTCCCCTAACAACGCTGGTATTATGGAAGCTATTGTTACTCCTCGTTCACAACTGGTTCACCATACTTTAAAGGAATTTAAGTTTCGTCGTCGTTTTGGTGTAAACCCGATGGCCATTTTTCGCAGAGACAAGATATTTATTAGCGGTATTTCGGACATAGAGTTGTTGCCTGGTGATGCGCTTTTGTTGTTTGGACGTTGGGAAAAATTTCATTTCCTAAAAGAAAAACCGGATTTTGCTTTTACAGAACCAGTGAAAGGGGAAATTATTAATACGGAAAAGGCCAAGTGGGCCCTTGGTTGCCTGGTTGTGTCTCTTGTTATGATTTTGGGCTTTCATGTGCAACTTTCAATTGCTTTGCTGACCGGTGCCTTGGGCATGGTGATTACCAAAGTCTTGACGATTGATGAGGCATATGATTCAGTTGACTGGATGACTGTTTTTCTTCTGGGGGGCCTTATTCCTTTGGGCGTAGCTTTTCAGAATACTGGGGCAGCTAAGTTTATAGCAGATTCGATTATGTCAGCATTAGGAAGTGTTTCTCCCCTTACATTATTTATTGTTATTGGTCTATTGACTTCATTCTTTACCCTTGTTGTTTCCAATGTGGGATGTACCGTATTAATGGTTCCTCTTTCCATGAATATGGCTATTAAGGCGGGAGCCGATCCAAGAATCGCCGCATTGGTAGTGGCTGTTGCGGCCTCCAATACTTTTGTCTTACCTACCCATCAGGTGAATGCCTTGATTATGCGGCCAGGTGGATATCGTACTATTGATTATGTAAAGGCAGGATCTGGTATGACCATCCTTTACCTAGTAGTAATGATAGCTGGGTTGGCTTTATTTTATGGTTTCTAA
- a CDS encoding SLC13 family permease: MFWTATLIFVISYAVIVSEKIHKTKVALFGAALVLITKILLQHEALHDIELGVDWNVIFLLISMMIIINVMTKTGVFQYVAIKSAKVAKGEPYTIMAIFAVITAIGSAFLDNVTTVLLLAPVTLLIAEQLEVDPVPYLITEALASNIGGTATLIGDPPNIMIASKAGLNFMDFIVHLTPAIIIIFVIWMLCWKIIFGKRLHVKQENRERVMAMNENELIKNPVLLKKSLFVLALTITGFILHGVFHYEPATVALMGAATLLLISGEEPHEILAEVEWPTIFFFIGLFIIIGGTVKVGLIELMSQKMIQITNPQPDNMFTLSMVMVWFSAIASAIVDNIPFVATMNPLLIDMVHKVYGLTDAATMEHIQHAAMMPVWWALALGACLGGNGSPIGASANVIVVGMSEKAGHKITFVRFLKYGVPVTVLTIVISMLYIYVRYYVLGWV; this comes from the coding sequence ATGTTTTGGACGGCGACCTTAATATTTGTCATTTCATATGCGGTAATTGTATCTGAAAAGATACATAAAACCAAGGTGGCGCTGTTTGGAGCTGCCCTGGTTTTAATTACAAAAATCCTTTTGCAACACGAGGCTCTGCACGACATTGAGCTTGGTGTAGATTGGAACGTTATCTTTTTGCTCATTTCAATGATGATCATCATCAATGTTATGACCAAAACAGGGGTTTTTCAATATGTAGCCATCAAATCTGCCAAGGTAGCCAAAGGAGAGCCATATACCATAATGGCCATCTTTGCCGTGATTACTGCCATTGGTTCGGCCTTTCTGGACAATGTAACCACTGTTCTTCTTCTGGCTCCGGTAACTCTGTTAATTGCAGAACAACTGGAAGTGGACCCGGTCCCTTACCTGATTACCGAGGCCCTGGCTTCAAATATTGGCGGGACTGCCACGTTAATTGGTGACCCCCCAAATATCATGATCGCATCTAAAGCGGGTCTGAACTTTATGGACTTTATTGTCCATCTTACCCCGGCCATTATTATCATCTTTGTTATCTGGATGCTTTGCTGGAAAATCATTTTTGGCAAGCGTCTTCATGTTAAGCAGGAAAACAGAGAGCGCGTCATGGCCATGAATGAAAACGAGCTTATCAAAAATCCTGTCCTGCTCAAAAAATCACTCTTTGTTCTAGCCTTAACCATTACTGGTTTTATCCTGCATGGGGTATTTCACTACGAACCAGCCACAGTAGCCTTGATGGGTGCAGCCACATTGTTGCTTATTTCCGGAGAAGAGCCGCATGAAATCCTGGCCGAAGTGGAATGGCCAACCATTTTCTTTTTTATTGGCCTGTTCATCATAATTGGCGGCACGGTCAAAGTCGGACTTATTGAACTCATGTCGCAAAAAATGATCCAAATAACCAACCCCCAACCGGATAACATGTTCACCCTTTCCATGGTGATGGTCTGGTTCTCTGCAATTGCCTCAGCTATTGTGGACAATATCCCCTTTGTGGCCACTATGAATCCATTGCTCATTGATATGGTCCACAAGGTTTACGGTTTAACTGACGCTGCAACAATGGAGCACATCCAGCACGCAGCCATGATGCCGGTCTGGTGGGCCTTGGCCTTAGGTGCTTGTCTTGGGGGTAATGGTTCTCCCATTGGGGCCTCCGCCAATGTTATTGTTGTTGGTATGAGCGAAAAGGCAGGGCATAAAATAACCTTTGTTCGCTTTTTAAAATATGGTGTGCCAGTAACGGTTTTGACTATTGTTATATCTATGCTTTATATTTATGTACGGTATTATGTGTTGGGTTGGGTATAA
- a CDS encoding CBS domain-containing protein translates to MLVSKIMQTELVLADMESDFVTLLCKISNLSPRQIYVVDDQLKLQGIITGYDLLKVVLPEYIDSNLLRSIRDQKIDDYLLKCIDHIKEKKASEIMVRDFTYLKETDHAMEAEALIVEKRINALPVLDENGKILGEVHRRDILNYIARLCCK, encoded by the coding sequence ATGTTGGTTTCTAAAATCATGCAAACAGAACTTGTGTTGGCTGATATGGAAAGTGATTTTGTGACACTTTTATGCAAGATTAGTAACTTATCGCCAAGACAAATTTACGTAGTTGATGATCAACTAAAATTGCAGGGGATAATTACTGGGTATGATTTGTTAAAGGTGGTATTGCCTGAATATATAGATTCAAATTTATTACGTTCAATTAGAGACCAGAAAATTGATGATTATCTTTTAAAATGTATTGACCATATAAAAGAGAAAAAAGCCAGTGAAATTATGGTTCGTGACTTTACTTATTTAAAAGAAACAGATCATGCTATGGAGGCTGAGGCTTTGATTGTTGAAAAAAGAATTAATGCTTTACCTGTACTAGATGAGAATGGAAAAATTCTTGGAGAAGTGCACAGACGTGATATTTTGAATTATATAGCCAGGCTTTGCTGTAAATAA